The DNA sequence CATTTTTTGAACTAATTCAATTGCTGGCATTTAGAGGGAGATGGTGAAAATCATATTTGATGGTCTGATTCCTGGAAAAGCGCGCCACGAATGGGAAAAAGTGATTATTTACGCCTGCGGTTTCCAGAGCAGCAAAACTTTATCCAATGAAAAAAGTGAATTAGTGCAACCATCCCTTCACTGCAGTGCGATTATCTTTGAACTAATCGGACCCTGCAAAGTCGAAAAAAAACAGCAGGAGAAAGGTAAACTGCGCAACTTCTCAGTAACTTAATTAAGCACGCCTCTTTGACGTACTTAATTAAGTACGCTATAATGATGCAAGAAACTAAAAACAGGGGAGGGAGATCCTATGCCGATCGTAAATCCAAGCCAGGCCCGCAAAATCTTTTATCAATTACTGAAAGATGTCAACGAAACCCATGAACCCATCTACATATCAGGCAAAAAGGAAGAAAGCGAAGCGGTTATGGTCAGCAAAAAAGATTGGGATGCTATTCAAGAAACGCTGTACCTTCAATCTTCCGGAG is a window from the uncultured Trichococcus sp. genome containing:
- a CDS encoding type II toxin-antitoxin system Phd/YefM family antitoxin, producing the protein MPIVNPSQARKIFYQLLKDVNETHEPIYISGKKEESEAVMVSKKDWDAIQETLYLQSSGVADIIHQREKEHEFVALEDIDWDTL